From Pseudomonas asiatica, the proteins below share one genomic window:
- the rpoB gene encoding DNA-directed RNA polymerase subunit beta: protein MAYSYTEKKRIRKDFSKLPDVMDVPYLLAIQLDSYREFLQAGASKDQFRDVGLHAAFKSVFPIISYSGNAALEYVGYRLGEPAFDVKECVLRGVTFAVPLRVKVRLIIFDKESSNKAIKDIKEQEVYMGEIPLMTENGTFVINGTERVIVSQLHRSPGVFFDHDRGKTHSSGKLLYSARIIPYRGSWLDFEFDPKDCVFVRIDRRRKLPASVLLRALGYSTEEVLNTFYTTNVFHISGEKLSLELVPQRLRGEVAVMDIHDETGKVIVEQGRRITARHINQLEKAGVKQLDVPMEYVLGRTTAKAIVHPATGEILAECNTEMTTELLIKVAKAQVVRIETLYTNDIDCGPFISDTLKIDTTSNQLEALVEIYRMMRPGEPPTKDAAETLFNNLFFSAERYDLSAVGRMKFNRRIGRTEIEGSGVLSKEDIVEVLKTLVDIRNGKGIVDDIDHLGNRRVRCVGEMAENQFRVGLVRVERAVKERLSMAESEGLMPQDLINAKPVAAAVKEFFGSSQLSQFMDQNNPLSEITHKRRVSALGPGGLTRERAGFEVRDVHPTHYGRVCPIETPEGPNIGLINSLAAYARTNQYGFLESPYRVVKEGVVSDDIVFLSAIEEADHVIAQASAAMNEKKQLIDELVAVRHLNEFTVKAPEDVTLMDVSPKQVVSVAASLIPFLEHDDANRALMGSNMQRQAVPTLRADKPLVGTGMERNVARDSGVCVVARRGGVIDSVDASRIVVRVADDEVETGEAGVDIYNLTKYTRSNQNTCINQRPLVSKGDKVQRGDIMADGPSTDMGELALGQNMRIAFMAWNGFNFEDSICLSERVVQEDRFTTIHIQELTCVARDTKLGPEEITADIPNVGEAALNKLDEAGIVYVGAEVGAGDILVGKVTPKGETQLTPEEKLLRAIFGEKASDVKDTSLRVPTGTKGTVIDVQVFTRDGVERDSRALAIEKMQLDEIRKDLNEEFRIVEGATFERLRSALNGQVVDGGAGLKKGTVITDEVLDGLEHGQWFKLRMAEDALNEQLEKAQQYIVDRRRLLDDKFEDKKRKLQQGDDLAPGVLKIVKVYLAIRRRIQPGDKMAGRHGNKGVVSVIMPVEDMPHDANGTPVDVVLNPLGVPSRMNVGQILETHLGLAAKGLGEKIDRMIEEQRKAAELRVFLTEVYNEIGGRQENLDEFTDEEILALAHNLKKGVPMATPVFDGAKEREIKAMLKLADLPESGQMVLFDGRTGNKFERPVTVGYMYMLKLNHLVDDKMHARSTGSYSLVTQQPLGGKAQFGGQRFGEMEVWALEAYGAAYTLQEMLTVKSDDVNGRTKMYKNIVDGDHRMEPGMPESFNVLIKEIRSLGIDIDLETE, encoded by the coding sequence ACATGGGTGAAATCCCCCTGATGACTGAGAACGGTACCTTCGTTATCAACGGTACCGAGCGTGTGATCGTTTCCCAGCTGCACCGTTCGCCTGGTGTGTTCTTCGACCACGATCGTGGCAAGACTCACAGCTCCGGCAAGCTGCTGTACTCCGCTCGCATCATCCCTTACCGCGGCTCCTGGCTGGACTTCGAGTTCGACCCGAAGGACTGCGTGTTCGTGCGTATCGACCGTCGCCGCAAACTGCCGGCCTCGGTGCTGCTGCGTGCCCTGGGTTACAGCACTGAAGAAGTGCTGAACACCTTCTACACCACCAACGTGTTCCACATTTCCGGCGAGAAACTCAGCCTGGAACTGGTACCGCAGCGTCTGCGTGGTGAGGTTGCAGTCATGGATATCCATGACGAAACCGGCAAAGTCATCGTCGAGCAGGGCCGCCGTATTACTGCGCGCCACATCAACCAGCTCGAGAAGGCCGGCGTCAAGCAGCTGGACGTTCCAATGGAATACGTCCTGGGCCGCACTACTGCCAAGGCTATTGTGCATCCGGCTACCGGCGAGATCCTGGCTGAATGCAACACCGAGATGACCACTGAACTGCTGATCAAGGTCGCCAAGGCTCAGGTCGTCCGTATCGAGACCCTGTACACCAACGACATCGATTGCGGTCCGTTCATCTCCGACACCCTGAAGATCGACACCACCAGCAACCAGCTGGAAGCCCTGGTCGAGATCTACCGCATGATGCGTCCTGGCGAGCCGCCAACCAAGGATGCTGCCGAGACCCTGTTCAACAACTTGTTCTTCAGCGCCGAGCGTTACGACCTGTCCGCCGTTGGCCGCATGAAGTTCAACCGTCGGATCGGTCGTACCGAGATCGAAGGTTCGGGCGTGCTGAGCAAGGAAGATATCGTCGAGGTTCTGAAGACCCTGGTCGACATCCGTAACGGCAAAGGCATCGTCGACGACATCGACCACCTGGGTAACCGTCGTGTACGTTGCGTCGGTGAGATGGCCGAGAACCAGTTCCGCGTTGGCCTGGTGCGTGTCGAGCGCGCGGTCAAGGAACGCCTGTCGATGGCGGAAAGCGAAGGCCTGATGCCGCAAGACCTGATCAACGCCAAGCCGGTTGCGGCAGCGGTGAAAGAGTTCTTCGGTTCCAGCCAGCTGTCCCAGTTCATGGACCAGAACAACCCGCTCTCCGAGATCACCCACAAGCGCCGCGTCTCCGCACTCGGCCCAGGCGGTCTGACCCGTGAGCGTGCCGGCTTCGAAGTCCGTGACGTACACCCGACCCACTACGGCCGTGTGTGCCCGATCGAGACCCCTGAAGGTCCGAACATCGGTCTGATCAACTCCCTGGCAGCCTATGCCCGCACCAACCAGTACGGCTTCCTGGAAAGCCCGTACCGCGTAGTGAAGGAAGGCGTGGTCAGTGACGACATCGTGTTCCTGTCGGCCATTGAAGAGGCGGATCACGTCATCGCCCAGGCTTCGGCCGCGATGAACGAGAAGAAGCAGCTGATCGATGAGCTGGTAGCTGTTCGTCACCTGAACGAATTCACCGTCAAGGCGCCGGAAGACGTCACCCTGATGGACGTTTCGCCGAAGCAGGTTGTTTCCGTCGCTGCGTCGCTGATTCCGTTCCTCGAGCACGACGACGCCAACCGTGCATTGATGGGTTCGAACATGCAGCGTCAGGCTGTACCGACCCTGCGCGCCGACAAGCCGCTGGTAGGTACCGGCATGGAGCGCAACGTTGCCCGTGACTCCGGTGTCTGCGTGGTTGCTCGTCGCGGTGGCGTGATCGACTCGGTCGACGCCAGCCGTATCGTTGTTCGCGTTGCCGACGACGAAGTGGAAACCGGCGAAGCAGGTGTGGATATCTACAACCTGACTAAGTACACCCGTTCGAACCAGAACACCTGCATCAACCAGCGTCCGCTGGTGAGCAAGGGTGACAAGGTTCAGCGTGGCGACATCATGGCCGACGGCCCGTCCACCGACATGGGTGAACTGGCACTGGGTCAGAACATGCGCATCGCGTTCATGGCGTGGAACGGCTTCAACTTCGAAGACTCCATCTGCCTGTCCGAGCGTGTGGTTCAGGAAGACCGCTTCACCACCATCCACATCCAGGAACTGACCTGTGTGGCGCGTGACACCAAGCTTGGCCCAGAGGAAATCACTGCGGACATCCCGAACGTGGGTGAAGCCGCACTGAACAAGCTGGACGAAGCCGGTATCGTCTACGTGGGTGCCGAAGTCGGCGCTGGCGACATCCTGGTCGGCAAGGTAACGCCAAAAGGCGAAACCCAGCTGACTCCGGAAGAAAAACTGCTGCGCGCAATCTTCGGTGAGAAGGCCAGCGACGTTAAGGACACCTCCCTGCGCGTGCCAACCGGCACCAAGGGTACCGTCATCGACGTACAGGTCTTCACCCGTGATGGCGTCGAGCGCGACAGCCGCGCTCTGGCCATCGAGAAGATGCAGCTGGACGAGATCCGCAAGGACCTCAACGAAGAGTTCCGCATCGTCGAAGGTGCAACCTTCGAGCGTCTGCGTTCTGCTCTGAACGGCCAGGTGGTCGACGGTGGCGCGGGCCTGAAGAAAGGCACCGTGATCACTGACGAAGTGCTGGATGGTCTGGAGCACGGGCAGTGGTTCAAACTGCGCATGGCCGAAGATGCACTGAACGAGCAGCTGGAAAAGGCTCAGCAGTACATCGTCGATCGTCGCCGTCTGCTGGACGACAAGTTCGAAGACAAGAAGCGCAAGCTGCAGCAGGGTGATGACCTGGCACCGGGCGTACTGAAGATCGTCAAGGTTTACCTGGCAATCCGCCGTCGCATCCAGCCGGGTGACAAGATGGCCGGTCGTCACGGTAACAAGGGTGTCGTCTCGGTAATCATGCCGGTCGAAGACATGCCGCACGACGCCAACGGTACTCCGGTCGATGTCGTACTGAACCCGCTGGGTGTACCTTCGCGTATGAACGTCGGTCAGATCCTCGAAACCCACCTGGGCCTGGCGGCCAAAGGTCTGGGCGAGAAGATCGACCGCATGATCGAAGAGCAGCGCAAGGCCGCTGAACTGCGCGTGTTCCTGACCGAGGTCTACAACGAGATCGGCGGTCGTCAGGAAAACCTGGACGAGTTCACCGACGAAGAGATCCTGGCCCTGGCCCACAACCTGAAGAAGGGCGTGCCAATGGCTACCCCGGTCTTCGACGGTGCCAAGGAGCGCGAGATCAAGGCCATGCTGAAGCTGGCCGACCTGCCAGAGAGCGGCCAGATGGTGCTGTTCGATGGCCGTACCGGCAACAAGTTCGAGCGTCCTGTGACCGTTGGTTACATGTACATGCTCAAGCTGAACCACTTGGTGGACGACAAGATGCACGCGCGTTCCACTGGTTCCTACAGCCTGGTTACCCAGCAGCCGCTGGGTGGTAAGGCGCAGTTCGGTGGTCAGCGTTTCGGGGAGATGGAAGTGTGGGCGCTGGAAGCATACGGCGCGGCATACACCCTGCAAGAAATGCTCACAGTGAAGTCGGACGACGTGAACGGCCGTACCAAGATGTACAAGAACATCGTGGATGGCGATCACCGTATGGAGCCGGGCATGCCCGAGTCCTTCAACGTGTTGATCAAAGAGATCCGTTCGCTCGGTATCGATATCGATCTGGAAACCGAATAA
- the rpoC gene encoding DNA-directed RNA polymerase subunit beta' gives MKDLLNLLKNQGQVEEFDAIRIGLASPEMIRSWSFGEVKKPETINYRTFKPERDGLFCAKIFGPVKDYECLCGKYKRLKHRGVICEKCGVEVALAKVRRERMAHIELASPVAHIWFLKSLPSRIGLLMDMTLRDIERVLYFESYVVIDPGMTTLEKGQLLNDEQYFEALEEFGDDFDARMGAEAVRELLHAIDLEHEIGRLREEIPQTNSETKIKKLSKRLKLMEAFQGSGNLPEWMVLTVLPVLPPDLRPLVPLDGGRFATSDLNDLYRRVINRNNRLKRLLDLSAPDIIVRNEKRMLQEAVDALLDNGRRGRAITGSNKRPLKSLADMIKGKQGRFRQNLLGKRVDYSGRSVITVGPTLRLHQCGLPKKMALELFKPFIFGKLEMRGLATTIKAAKKMVERELPEVWDVLAEVIREHPVLLNRAPTLHRLGIQAFEPVLIEGKAIQLHPLVCAAYNADFDGDQMAVHVPLTLEAQLEARALMMSTNNILSPANGEPIIVPSQDVVLGLYYMTREAINAKGEGRVFADLQEVDRVFRAGEAALHAKIKVRINETVKERDGSVVKNTRIVDTTVGRALLFQVVPAGLPYDVVNQPMKKKAISKLINQCYRVVGLKETVIFADQLMYTGFAYSTISGVSIGVNDFVIPDEKARIIGTATDEVKEIESQYASGLVTQGEKYNKVIDLWSKANDEVSKAMMANLSKEKVIDREGKEVEQESFNSMYMMADSGARGSAAQIRQLAGMRGLMAKPDGSIIETPITANFREGLSVLQYFISTHGARKGLADTALKTANSGYLTRRLVDVAQDLVVTEIDCGTDQGLLMTPHIEGGDVVEPLGERVLGRVIARDVFKPGTEDVIVPAGTLVDEKWVEFIELNSIDEVVVRSPINCETRYGICAKCYGRDLARGHQVNIGEAVGVIAAQSIGEPGTQLTMRTFHIGGAASRTSAADSVQVKNGGMVRLHNLKQVERADGNLVAVSRSGELAIADEFGRERERYKLPYGAVISVKEGEKVEAGAIVAKWDPHTHPIVTELKGTVTFVGMEEGITIKRQTDELTGLTNIEVLDVKDRPAAGKEIRPAIKMVDASGKDLYLPGTDVPAQYFLPANALVGVADGAQIGVGDVIARIPQETSKTRDITGGLPRVADLFEARRPKEASILAEVSGTIAFGKETKGKRRLVITPTDGSDPYEELIPKWRHLNVFEGEQVNRGEVISDGPSDPHDILRLLGVSALAKYIVNEIQDVYRLQGVKINDKHIETILRQMLRKVEITESGDSSFIKGDQMELTQVLVENERLASEDKFISKFSRVLLGITKASLSTESFISAASFQETTRVLTEAAVTGKRDYLRGLKENVVVGRLIPAGTGLAYHSERKRRRDADKPLRVSASEVEAALTEALNSSGN, from the coding sequence TTGAAAGACCTACTGAATTTGCTGAAAAACCAGGGTCAAGTCGAAGAGTTCGACGCCATCCGCATCGGTCTGGCGTCGCCTGAAATGATCCGTTCGTGGTCGTTCGGTGAAGTTAAGAAGCCGGAAACCATCAACTACCGTACGTTCAAGCCTGAGCGTGACGGCCTGTTCTGCGCCAAGATCTTTGGCCCAGTCAAGGACTACGAGTGCCTGTGCGGCAAGTACAAGCGCCTCAAGCATCGCGGCGTGATCTGCGAGAAGTGCGGCGTTGAAGTTGCCCTGGCAAAAGTTCGTCGTGAGCGCATGGCGCACATCGAACTGGCCTCGCCGGTTGCCCACATCTGGTTCCTGAAGTCGCTGCCGTCCCGTATCGGCCTGCTGATGGACATGACCCTGCGTGACATCGAGCGCGTGCTCTACTTCGAGAGCTACGTCGTTATCGACCCGGGCATGACCACCCTGGAAAAAGGCCAGCTGCTGAACGACGAGCAGTACTTCGAAGCGCTGGAAGAGTTCGGTGATGACTTCGACGCCCGCATGGGTGCCGAGGCTGTCCGCGAGCTGCTGCACGCTATCGACCTGGAGCACGAGATCGGTCGCCTGCGCGAAGAGATTCCGCAGACCAACTCGGAAACCAAGATCAAGAAGCTGTCCAAGCGCCTGAAGCTGATGGAAGCGTTCCAGGGTTCGGGCAACCTGCCTGAGTGGATGGTCCTGACCGTCCTGCCAGTGCTGCCGCCGGACCTGCGTCCGCTGGTACCGCTGGATGGCGGCCGCTTCGCGACCTCTGACCTGAACGACCTGTATCGTCGCGTGATCAACCGTAACAACCGTCTGAAGCGCCTGCTGGATCTGTCGGCGCCGGACATCATCGTGCGCAACGAAAAGCGCATGCTGCAGGAGGCGGTCGACGCCCTGCTGGACAACGGCCGTCGCGGTCGCGCCATCACTGGCTCGAACAAGCGTCCGCTGAAGTCCCTGGCCGACATGATCAAAGGTAAGCAAGGTCGCTTCCGTCAGAACCTGCTCGGTAAGCGTGTGGACTACTCCGGCCGTTCGGTAATTACCGTAGGCCCGACCCTGCGTCTGCACCAGTGCGGTCTGCCGAAAAAGATGGCTCTCGAGCTGTTCAAGCCGTTCATTTTCGGCAAGCTGGAAATGCGTGGTCTGGCGACCACCATCAAGGCTGCCAAGAAGATGGTCGAGCGTGAGCTGCCAGAGGTGTGGGACGTGCTCGCCGAGGTGATCCGCGAACACCCCGTGCTGCTCAACCGCGCACCGACCCTGCACCGTCTGGGTATCCAGGCATTTGAACCGGTTCTGATCGAAGGCAAGGCTATTCAGCTGCACCCGCTGGTCTGTGCCGCGTACAACGCCGACTTCGACGGTGACCAGATGGCCGTTCACGTGCCGCTGACCCTGGAAGCCCAGCTCGAAGCGCGCGCGCTGATGATGTCGACCAACAACATCCTGTCGCCAGCCAACGGTGAGCCAATCATCGTTCCGTCGCAGGACGTGGTACTGGGTCTGTACTACATGACCCGTGAAGCCATCAACGCCAAGGGCGAAGGTCGCGTGTTCGCCGACCTGCAGGAAGTCGACCGCGTATTCCGCGCCGGCGAGGCTGCCCTGCACGCGAAAATCAAGGTTCGTATCAACGAAACCGTGAAAGAGCGTGACGGCTCCGTGGTCAAGAACACCCGCATCGTCGACACCACCGTCGGCCGTGCGCTGCTGTTCCAGGTCGTACCGGCAGGCCTGCCTTACGACGTGGTCAACCAGCCGATGAAGAAAAAGGCGATCTCCAAGCTGATCAACCAGTGCTACCGCGTGGTTGGTCTGAAAGAGACCGTTATCTTCGCTGACCAGCTGATGTACACCGGTTTCGCTTACTCGACCATTTCCGGCGTTTCGATCGGTGTTAACGACTTCGTTATCCCGGACGAGAAAGCACGCATCATCGGTACCGCTACCGACGAAGTGAAGGAAATCGAGAGCCAGTACGCCTCCGGTCTGGTAACCCAGGGCGAGAAGTACAACAAGGTCATCGACTTGTGGTCGAAGGCGAACGACGAAGTGTCCAAGGCGATGATGGCCAACCTCTCGAAAGAGAAGGTCATCGATCGCGAAGGCAAGGAAGTCGAGCAAGAGTCCTTCAACTCGATGTACATGATGGCTGACTCCGGTGCGCGGGGTTCCGCAGCCCAGATCCGTCAGCTGGCCGGTATGCGTGGCCTGATGGCCAAGCCGGACGGCTCCATCATCGAGACGCCGATCACTGCGAACTTCCGTGAAGGTCTGAGCGTTCTGCAGTACTTCATTTCGACCCACGGTGCTCGTAAGGGTCTGGCGGATACCGCACTGAAGACCGCCAACTCCGGTTACCTGACTCGTCGTCTGGTAGACGTTGCCCAGGATCTGGTTGTTACCGAGATCGACTGCGGCACCGACCAGGGCCTGCTGATGACCCCGCACATCGAAGGTGGTGACGTTGTAGAACCGCTGGGTGAGCGTGTGCTGGGTCGTGTCATCGCCCGTGACGTGTTCAAGCCAGGCACCGAGGACGTCATCGTTCCGGCCGGTACCCTGGTCGACGAGAAGTGGGTCGAATTCATCGAGCTGAACAGCATCGACGAAGTGGTCGTGCGTTCGCCGATCAACTGCGAAACCCGTTACGGCATCTGCGCCAAGTGCTACGGTCGTGACCTGGCTCGCGGTCACCAGGTGAACATCGGTGAAGCTGTCGGCGTTATCGCTGCGCAGTCGATCGGTGAGCCGGGTACCCAGCTGACCATGCGTACGTTCCACATCGGTGGTGCTGCAAGCCGTACCTCGGCTGCCGACAGCGTCCAGGTGAAGAACGGCGGTATGGTGCGTCTGCACAACCTGAAGCAGGTAGAACGTGCCGATGGCAACCTGGTTGCCGTATCGCGTTCGGGCGAGTTGGCCATTGCCGACGAGTTCGGTCGTGAGCGTGAGCGCTACAAGCTGCCTTATGGTGCGGTAATTTCGGTCAAGGAAGGTGAAAAGGTCGAAGCTGGCGCTATCGTCGCCAAGTGGGACCCGCACACCCACCCGATCGTTACCGAACTGAAAGGTACCGTGACCTTCGTTGGCATGGAAGAAGGCATCACCATCAAGCGTCAGACTGACGAATTGACGGGTTTGACCAACATTGAAGTACTGGACGTCAAGGATCGCCCTGCCGCTGGCAAGGAAATCCGTCCTGCTATCAAGATGGTCGACGCTTCTGGCAAGGATCTGTACCTGCCAGGTACCGACGTACCTGCCCAGTACTTCCTGCCGGCCAACGCCCTCGTCGGCGTGGCTGACGGTGCCCAGATCGGTGTTGGTGACGTTATCGCGCGTATCCCGCAAGAAACGTCGAAGACCCGTGACATCACCGGTGGTCTGCCGCGCGTTGCCGACCTGTTCGAAGCGCGCCGTCCGAAAGAGGCCTCGATTCTGGCTGAAGTCAGCGGCACCATCGCGTTCGGCAAGGAGACCAAGGGCAAGCGTCGTCTGGTCATCACCCCGACCGACGGTAGCGATCCGTACGAAGAGCTGATTCCGAAGTGGCGCCACCTGAACGTCTTCGAAGGCGAACAGGTAAACCGCGGCGAAGTTATCTCCGACGGCCCGAGCGATCCGCACGACATTCTGCGTCTGCTGGGTGTGAGCGCGCTGGCGAAGTACATCGTCAACGAGATCCAGGACGTTTACCGTCTGCAAGGCGTTAAGATCAACGACAAGCACATCGAGACCATCCTGCGTCAGATGCTGCGCAAGGTCGAGATCACCGAGTCGGGTGACTCCAGCTTCATCAAGGGCGACCAGATGGAACTGACCCAGGTACTGGTAGAGAACGAGCGTCTCGCCAGCGAGGACAAGTTCATCTCCAAGTTCTCCCGCGTGCTGCTGGGTATCACCAAGGCCTCGCTGTCGACCGAGTCGTTCATCTCCGCGGCTTCCTTCCAGGAAACCACCCGCGTACTGACCGAAGCGGCGGTAACCGGCAAGCGCGACTACCTGCGCGGCCTGAAAGAGAACGTGGTCGTGGGTCGTCTGATTCCGGCCGGTACTGGTCTGGCCTACCACAGCGAGCGTAAGCGTCGCCGTGATGCCGACAAGCCGCTGCGTGTGAGCGCCAGTGAGGTGGAAGCCGCACTGACCGAAGCGCTGAACTCCAGCGGTAACTAA
- the rpsL gene encoding 30S ribosomal protein S12, with the protein MATINQLVRQPRKRTVEKSDVPALQNCPQRRGVCTRVYTTTPKKPNSALRKVCRVRLTNGFEVSSYIGGEGHNLQEHSVVLIRGGRVKDLPGVRYHTVRGSLDTSGVKGRNQGRSKYGTKRPK; encoded by the coding sequence ATGGCAACTATCAACCAGCTGGTACGTCAGCCGCGTAAGCGTACCGTCGAGAAATCCGACGTACCTGCGCTGCAGAACTGCCCGCAGCGTCGTGGCGTGTGCACCCGCGTGTACACCACCACGCCGAAAAAACCTAACTCGGCACTGCGTAAAGTATGCCGTGTGCGTCTGACCAACGGTTTCGAGGTTTCCTCGTACATCGGTGGTGAAGGCCACAACCTGCAAGAGCACAGCGTCGTCCTGATCCGTGGCGGCCGTGTAAAAGACTTGCCAGGTGTTCGTTACCACACCGTTCGCGGCTCTCTGGATACTTCGGGCGTTAAAGGCCGTAACCAGGGTCGTTCGAAGTACGGTACCAAGCGTCCGAAGTAA
- the rpsG gene encoding 30S ribosomal protein S7 has translation MPRRRVAAKREILDDPKYGSQILAKFMNHVMESGKKAVAERIVYGALDTVKARKNSDPLEIFEKALDAIAPLVEVKSRRVGGATYQVPVEVRPSRRNALAMRWLVDYARKRGEKSMALRLAGELLDAAEGKGAAVKKREDVHRMAEANKAFSHYRF, from the coding sequence ATGCCAAGACGTCGTGTAGCAGCAAAACGTGAGATCCTTGACGATCCGAAGTACGGATCCCAGATTCTCGCCAAGTTCATGAACCACGTGATGGAAAGCGGCAAGAAGGCCGTAGCCGAGCGCATCGTTTACGGTGCCCTGGATACCGTCAAAGCACGCAAGAACAGCGACCCCCTGGAAATCTTCGAGAAAGCTCTCGACGCCATCGCTCCGCTGGTCGAAGTTAAGTCCCGCCGTGTTGGCGGTGCCACTTACCAGGTTCCGGTTGAAGTTCGTCCGTCCCGTCGTAACGCTCTGGCAATGCGCTGGCTCGTAGACTACGCCCGCAAGCGCGGCGAGAAGTCGATGGCCCTGCGCCTGGCCGGCGAACTGCTGGATGCTGCTGAAGGCAAGGGTGCTGCAGTCAAGAAGCGTGAAGACGTGCACCGTATGGCCGAGGCCAACAAAGCGTTCTCGCACTACCGCTTCTAA
- the fusA gene encoding elongation factor G encodes MARTTAINRYRNIGICAHVDAGKTTTTERILFYTGLSHKMGEVHDGAATTDWMVQEQERGITITSAAVTTFWKGSRGQYDNYRVNVIDTPGHVDFTIEVERSLRVLDGAVVVFCGTSGVEPQSETVWRQANKYGVPRVVYVNKMDRAGANFLRVVGQIKNRLGHTPVPVQLAIGAEDDFQGQVDLIKMKAIYWNEDDKGTTYREEEIPADMVDLANEWRNNMVEAAAEASEELMNKYLEEGELTVEEIKAGLRARTLASEIVPAVCGSSFKNKGVPLVLDAVIDYLPAPTEIPAIKGIHPDLAEVPKDEVTPEQYDERHADDDEPFSALAFKIATDPFVGTLTFVRVYSGFLTSGDSVINSVKGKKERVGRMVQMHANQREEIKEVRAGDIAALIGMKDVTTGDTLCNADKPIILERMDFPEPVISLSVEPKTKADQEKMGIALGKLAQEDPSFRVKTDEETGQTIISGMGELHLDILVDRMKREFNVEANIGKPQVSYREKITKSNVEIEGKFVRQSGGRGQFGHCWIRFSEPDQDDKGNITEGLVFANEVVGGVIPKEYIPAIQKGIEEQMKNGVVAGYPLIGLKAAVFDGSYHDVDSNEMAFKIAASMATKQLAQKGGGVVLEPIMKVEVVTPEDYLGDVMGDLNRRRGLVQGMDESVSGRVVRAEVPLGEMFGYATDVRSMSQGRASYSMEFSKYAEAPSNIVEALVKKQG; translated from the coding sequence ATGGCTCGTACTACAGCAATTAACCGCTACCGTAACATCGGTATCTGCGCCCACGTTGACGCGGGCAAGACTACCACTACCGAGCGGATCCTGTTCTACACAGGTCTGAGCCACAAAATGGGCGAGGTGCACGACGGCGCCGCGACCACCGACTGGATGGTGCAGGAGCAGGAGCGCGGTATCACCATTACCTCCGCTGCCGTTACCACCTTCTGGAAAGGTTCCCGTGGTCAGTACGACAACTACCGCGTAAACGTCATCGATACCCCCGGCCACGTTGACTTCACCATTGAAGTAGAGCGTTCGCTGCGTGTACTCGACGGCGCGGTCGTTGTGTTCTGCGGCACCTCCGGCGTTGAGCCGCAGTCCGAAACCGTATGGCGTCAGGCCAACAAGTACGGCGTTCCACGTGTTGTCTACGTGAACAAGATGGACCGTGCTGGTGCCAACTTCCTGCGCGTTGTCGGTCAGATCAAGAACCGCCTGGGTCACACCCCGGTTCCGGTCCAGCTGGCTATCGGTGCAGAAGACGACTTCCAGGGTCAGGTCGACCTGATCAAGATGAAAGCCATCTACTGGAACGAAGACGACAAGGGCACCACCTACCGCGAAGAAGAAATTCCAGCGGACATGGTCGACCTGGCTAACGAATGGCGCAACAACATGGTTGAAGCCGCCGCCGAAGCCAGCGAAGAGCTGATGAACAAGTACCTTGAAGAAGGTGAGCTGACCGTCGAAGAAATCAAGGCAGGCCTGCGCGCGCGCACCCTGGCCAGCGAGATCGTTCCGGCTGTCTGCGGTTCGTCGTTCAAGAACAAGGGCGTTCCCCTGGTTCTCGACGCCGTTATCGACTACCTGCCTGCTCCGACCGAAATTCCTGCGATCAAGGGTATCCACCCTGATCTGGCCGAAGTGCCGAAGGATGAAGTCACCCCAGAGCAGTACGACGAGCGTCATGCTGACGACGATGAGCCGTTCTCGGCTCTGGCGTTCAAGATTGCCACCGACCCGTTCGTTGGTACTCTGACCTTCGTTCGCGTTTACTCGGGCTTCCTGACCTCCGGTGACTCCGTCATCAACTCGGTCAAGGGCAAGAAAGAGCGCGTTGGTCGTATGGTGCAGATGCACGCCAACCAGCGTGAAGAGATCAAGGAAGTGCGTGCGGGCGATATCGCCGCTCTGATCGGCATGAAGGACGTCACCACTGGTGACACCCTGTGCAACGCCGACAAGCCGATCATCCTCGAACGTATGGACTTCCCGGAGCCTGTGATTTCGCTCTCCGTAGAGCCGAAAACCAAGGCTGACCAGGAGAAGATGGGTATCGCACTGGGCAAGCTGGCCCAGGAAGACCCGTCGTTCCGCGTCAAGACCGACGAAGAAACTGGTCAGACCATCATCTCCGGTATGGGTGAGCTGCACCTGGACATCCTCGTTGACCGCATGAAGCGCGAGTTCAACGTCGAAGCCAACATCGGCAAGCCGCAGGTTTCGTACCGCGAGAAGATCACCAAGTCCAACGTCGAGATCGAAGGCAAGTTCGTTCGTCAGTCGGGCGGTCGTGGTCAGTTCGGTCACTGCTGGATCCGTTTCTCGGAGCCGGATCAGGACGACAAGGGCAACATCACCGAAGGTCTGGTGTTCGCCAACGAAGTCGTTGGTGGTGTGATTCCTAAGGAATACATCCCTGCGATCCAGAAGGGTATCGAAGAGCAGATGAAGAACGGCGTTGTTGCCGGCTATCCTCTGATCGGCCTGAAGGCCGCGGTATTCGACGGTTCGTACCACGACGTCGACTCCAACGAAATGGCGTTCAAGATCGCCGCTTCGATGGCAACCAAGCAACTGGCCCAGAAGGGCGGTGGCGTGGTTCTCGAGCCGATCATGAAGGTCGAAGTTGTAACTCCGGAAGACTACCTGGGTGACGTGATGGGTGACCTGAACCGTCGTCGTGGTCTGGTCCAGGGTATGGATGAATCGGTCTCTGGCCGTGTCGTCCGCGCTGAAGTTCCGCTCGGAGAGATGTTCGGTTACGCAACCGACGTTCGTTCCATGTCTCAGGGTCGCGCAAGCTACTCCATGGAATTCTCCAAATACGCCGAAGCTCCGTCGAACATCGTCGAAGCACTCGTTAAAAAACAAGGCTAA